One window of Phalacrocorax carbo chromosome 1, bPhaCar2.1, whole genome shotgun sequence genomic DNA carries:
- the RLIG1 gene encoding RNA ligase 1 isoform X1, producing MSRRGAVQRKVPCLFVTEVKEEPSAKRERQPFKVLATETITGKALEADIYNAIPTEKVDGTCCYVTTYKGQPYLWARLDRKPNKQAEKRFKRFLYSLEDCKEFVWNVEEDFKPVPDTWIPAKDIEFSNGNPLPDENGHMPGWVPVEKNSKQYCWHSSVVNYEAEIALVLKHHADPGLLEISPVPLSEILEQTLELIGTHINANPYGLGSKKQPVHLLVPHGAFEIKNPPTLKQNDIMSWFEGCSEGKVEGIVWHCHDGCLIKLHRHHLGLRWPLAETYLSSQPVVITFNRTKYDCDFEPKSLFHHFSNLDGQRFDRLKDIKFVA from the exons ATGAGTCGCCGCGGCGCGGTACAGCGGAAGGTGCCGTGTCTGTTCGTGACCGAGGTGAAGGAGGAGCCGTCGGCCAAGCGGGAGCGGCAG CCATTTAAAGTTTTGGCAACTGAAACTATAACTGGGAAGGCGTTAGAGGCAGATATATACAACGCAATTCCTACTGAAAAGGTGGACGGGACCTGCTGTTATGTAACCACCTATAAAG GGCAACCCTATCTCTGGGCCCGGCTGGATcgaaaacccaacaaacaagcTGAGAAACGGTTTAAACGATTCTTGTATTCGTTGGAAGATTGCAAAG AATTTGTTTGGAATGTTGAAGAGGATTTCAAGCCTGTTCCAGATACCTGGATTCCAGCAAAGGACATAGAGTTTTCTAATGGCAATCCTTTGCCCGATGAAAACGGACATATGCCAG GTTGGGTGCCTGTGGAGAAAAATAGTAAGCAGTATTGCTGGCACTCATCTGTTGTAAATTATGAGGCTGAAATAGCGCTGGTATTGAAACACCATGCTGACCCAGGGCTTCTGGAAATCAGTCCAGTGCCGTTATCAGAAATTTTAGAACAAACATTGGAGCTTATTGGGACCCATATTAATGCAAATCCATATG GATTAGGAAGCAAGAAGCAGCCAGTACATCTTCTTGTACCACATGGAGCGTTTGAAATAAAGAATCCACCTACTTTGAAACAAAATGACATAATGTCTTGGTTTGAAGGCTGCAGTGAGGGTAAAGTTGAAGGAATTGTGTGGCACTGCCATGATGGGTGTTTAATCAAG ctcCATCGCCATCATCTTGGTTTACGCTGGCCACTTGCAGAGACATACCTGAGTTCTCAGCCTGTTGTAATTACTTTTAATAGAACTAAATATGACTGTGACTTCGAACCAAAGAGTTTGTTTCACCATTTTTCAAACTTGGATGGCCAAAGATTTGACAGACTTAAAGATATCAAGTTTGTTGCTTGA
- the RLIG1 gene encoding RNA ligase 1 isoform X2, with translation MSRRGAVQRKVPCLFVTEPFKVLATETITGKALEADIYNAIPTEKVDGTCCYVTTYKGQPYLWARLDRKPNKQAEKRFKRFLYSLEDCKEFVWNVEEDFKPVPDTWIPAKDIEFSNGNPLPDENGHMPGWVPVEKNSKQYCWHSSVVNYEAEIALVLKHHADPGLLEISPVPLSEILEQTLELIGTHINANPYGLGSKKQPVHLLVPHGAFEIKNPPTLKQNDIMSWFEGCSEGKVEGIVWHCHDGCLIKLHRHHLGLRWPLAETYLSSQPVVITFNRTKYDCDFEPKSLFHHFSNLDGQRFDRLKDIKFVA, from the exons ATGAGTCGCCGCGGCGCGGTACAGCGGAAGGTGCCGTGTCTGTTCGTGACCGAG CCATTTAAAGTTTTGGCAACTGAAACTATAACTGGGAAGGCGTTAGAGGCAGATATATACAACGCAATTCCTACTGAAAAGGTGGACGGGACCTGCTGTTATGTAACCACCTATAAAG GGCAACCCTATCTCTGGGCCCGGCTGGATcgaaaacccaacaaacaagcTGAGAAACGGTTTAAACGATTCTTGTATTCGTTGGAAGATTGCAAAG AATTTGTTTGGAATGTTGAAGAGGATTTCAAGCCTGTTCCAGATACCTGGATTCCAGCAAAGGACATAGAGTTTTCTAATGGCAATCCTTTGCCCGATGAAAACGGACATATGCCAG GTTGGGTGCCTGTGGAGAAAAATAGTAAGCAGTATTGCTGGCACTCATCTGTTGTAAATTATGAGGCTGAAATAGCGCTGGTATTGAAACACCATGCTGACCCAGGGCTTCTGGAAATCAGTCCAGTGCCGTTATCAGAAATTTTAGAACAAACATTGGAGCTTATTGGGACCCATATTAATGCAAATCCATATG GATTAGGAAGCAAGAAGCAGCCAGTACATCTTCTTGTACCACATGGAGCGTTTGAAATAAAGAATCCACCTACTTTGAAACAAAATGACATAATGTCTTGGTTTGAAGGCTGCAGTGAGGGTAAAGTTGAAGGAATTGTGTGGCACTGCCATGATGGGTGTTTAATCAAG ctcCATCGCCATCATCTTGGTTTACGCTGGCCACTTGCAGAGACATACCTGAGTTCTCAGCCTGTTGTAATTACTTTTAATAGAACTAAATATGACTGTGACTTCGAACCAAAGAGTTTGTTTCACCATTTTTCAAACTTGGATGGCCAAAGATTTGACAGACTTAAAGATATCAAGTTTGTTGCTTGA